Proteins found in one Terribacillus sp. DMT04 genomic segment:
- a CDS encoding metalloregulator ArsR/SmtB family transcription factor: MQLDKIVRFHKAVGDTTRMRIIAVLKRGPLHGQAIAHKLGLKPPTITHHITKLREAGIIYPIRDGNSIYFYLDEPHLERLSKSILQLGEESVHPSAQVNSEEKLKLVKSFFSSDGKLVQLPAKEKKRVIVLAYMIQHLEKHRVYEEQEINAYIQRYHSDYATIRREWITHQFLYRDNNNYQLNPEEMWPASF, translated from the coding sequence ATGCAGCTCGATAAAATTGTCCGTTTCCACAAAGCTGTCGGCGATACGACAAGAATGCGAATCATCGCAGTGTTAAAACGAGGACCTCTTCATGGGCAAGCTATTGCGCATAAGCTTGGACTAAAGCCCCCGACCATCACACATCATATAACAAAGCTGCGAGAAGCAGGTATTATCTACCCAATTAGAGACGGCAACAGTATTTACTTTTACTTAGACGAACCGCACTTAGAAAGACTATCCAAGAGTATCTTGCAACTAGGGGAAGAAAGTGTGCATCCAAGTGCGCAAGTAAATTCAGAGGAAAAGCTTAAATTGGTAAAGAGTTTCTTTTCTTCCGATGGGAAGCTTGTCCAGTTACCAGCCAAAGAGAAAAAACGCGTCATCGTTTTAGCGTATATGATTCAGCATTTAGAAAAGCATCGTGTTTATGAAGAACAAGAAATAAATGCGTATATCCAGCGGTACCACTCCGATTATGCGACTATCCGTCGTGAGTGGATTACACATCAATTTCTTTATCGTGACAATAACAACTACCAACTGAATCCAGAGGAAATGTGGCCCGCTAGCTTTTGA
- a CDS encoding DUF6366 family protein — protein sequence MSKEKESPKERRERLRQEERKHNPGGNFHDGLNRSEQGNLADLVGGLGWKGTGIILLIIIIALAAVWLFFS from the coding sequence ATGAGTAAGGAGAAAGAATCACCAAAAGAAAGAAGAGAAAGATTGCGCCAAGAAGAGCGAAAGCATAATCCTGGCGGAAATTTTCATGATGGATTAAACCGTTCTGAGCAAGGCAATCTTGCAGACTTAGTTGGTGGTTTAGGTTGGAAAGGTACTGGCATTATCTTGCTAATTATTATCATAGCTTTGGCAGCCGTCTGGCTATTTTTTAGTTAA
- a CDS encoding diacylglycerol kinase family protein has translation MLIINPSSGKEKAMDYEERAVGILGKRHDLVVIRYTEKEGDAAKFAAEACDGTYETLLAMGGDGTINECVNGLAEKKQKPAFAFVPLGTVNDFARALQIPKKPKEALALLEDYYTKRVDIGKLGDRYFMNVLAVGVIAEAVYDVSPEEKSKYGHFAYLMEGAKAFRNKTPFQLQIEADGKEAYHDKAYMMLAAMTNSVAGFEKFAEQAEVDDHQLHIFLLKDLSIPKAVSIIPDLFKGSLDSNAQVAYFKAKSIRVKADTELVVNIDGDEGVPLPFQAEVLPEEIQVIVPKEV, from the coding sequence ATGCTTATTATTAATCCTTCATCGGGGAAGGAAAAGGCAATGGACTATGAAGAAAGGGCAGTTGGAATACTTGGTAAACGGCATGATTTAGTTGTAATTAGATACACAGAAAAAGAAGGGGACGCGGCAAAGTTTGCGGCTGAAGCCTGTGATGGTACATATGAAACGCTGCTTGCTATGGGCGGCGACGGCACAATTAATGAATGTGTGAATGGTTTGGCTGAGAAGAAACAAAAACCTGCTTTTGCCTTTGTTCCGCTTGGGACCGTAAATGATTTTGCGCGTGCATTGCAGATTCCCAAAAAGCCGAAGGAAGCACTGGCTTTGCTGGAAGATTATTATACAAAGCGTGTGGATATCGGGAAATTGGGGGATCGTTACTTTATGAATGTACTGGCAGTTGGAGTTATTGCCGAGGCTGTTTACGATGTCTCACCGGAGGAGAAAAGCAAATACGGTCACTTTGCTTATCTGATGGAAGGGGCAAAGGCATTTCGTAACAAGACGCCATTTCAGCTGCAAATTGAAGCGGACGGGAAAGAAGCTTACCATGATAAAGCATATATGATGCTGGCGGCCATGACGAATTCTGTGGCTGGATTTGAGAAGTTTGCAGAGCAAGCCGAAGTAGACGACCATCAATTGCACATATTCTTATTAAAGGACCTTTCCATTCCAAAGGCTGTTTCCATTATTCCAGACCTGTTCAAAGGAAGTTTGGATTCGAATGCGCAAGTAGCTTATTTTAAAGCAAAGTCGATTCGAGTTAAAGCAGATACAGAGTTGGTTGTGAATATTGATGGAGATGAAGGAGTGCCGCTTCCGTTCCAAGCGGAGGTGTTGCCAGAGGAGATTCAGGTGATTGTACCAAAAGAGGTATAA